Proteins from a single region of Candidatus Dependentiae bacterium:
- a CDS encoding SufD family Fe-S cluster assembly protein, with protein sequence MKTTQKIILNQTESPVSLKEILAAQLQTAVPTELMLTIEVPAHLNVTLCDDLITYGSLEQSVMHQFTFIVHEQAHLNYFMRVTPEAGTEHLSVQSLTSAPIVEKELTINLVGEQAQATLSCACLSAGSEVFKFTTLQHHHAAHTTSRLSVRAVLDQKSKLFCNSMIKVEKAAQHTDAHLENKNILLSNGSRAVSIPQLEIEANDVKCGHGAAVSKLNNDDIFYLESRGINAQATQRLLVDAFLSI encoded by the coding sequence ATGAAGACAACTCAAAAAATTATCTTAAATCAAACAGAATCTCCAGTAAGCCTCAAAGAAATACTTGCTGCTCAATTACAAACAGCAGTTCCAACTGAACTTATGCTTACTATCGAAGTACCAGCACATCTCAACGTAACGCTCTGTGATGATTTAATCACGTATGGTTCACTTGAACAATCAGTTATGCATCAGTTCACGTTTATCGTTCACGAACAAGCACACCTCAATTACTTCATGCGTGTTACTCCTGAAGCGGGAACAGAACATTTGAGTGTACAATCACTTACCAGTGCTCCTATTGTTGAAAAAGAATTAACGATTAATCTTGTAGGCGAGCAAGCTCAAGCAACACTTTCATGCGCCTGTTTGAGCGCAGGAAGTGAAGTGTTCAAGTTCACAACGCTTCAACACCACCATGCGGCACACACCACAAGTCGGCTGAGTGTTCGAGCGGTACTTGACCAGAAATCAAAGCTGTTTTGCAATAGCATGATTAAGGTTGAAAAGGCTGCCCAGCATACCGATGCTCATCTTGAAAATAAAAACATCCTTCTGAGTAACGGCTCACGAGCAGTCTCAATTCCTCAACTTGAAATCGAAGCAAACGATGTAAAGTGCGGACATGGAGCTGCGGTCAGCAAGCTCAATAACGATGATATTTTTTATCTCGAAAGCCGCGGAATCAATGCTCAAGCAACACAACGCTTGCTTGTTGATGCATTTCTGAGTATTTGA
- the sufB gene encoding Fe-S cluster assembly protein SufB: MVKNSEINLDLSYTAGFHDAEDYEYKSDIGLNEEIVCEISAKKNEPLWMLEKRLQALEHFMQRPMPKWGPDLSKLNVHDIHYYVKPRKPHQRSWEDVPADIKRTFDRLGVPESEKKHLAGLGAQYESEVVYHNLKAEWQEKGVIFLDTDSGLREHPELFEEYFGTVIPYNDNKFAALNTAVWSGGSFIYVPKGVHINDPLQTYFRINTEKMGQFERTLIIVDEGAFVSYVEGCTAPNYVSSSLHSAVVEIVARKKSRVRYSTIQNWSKNVYNLVTKRAEAHEDALVEWIDGNLGSAITMKYPAVVLKGERAKAEILSIAVASGSDQIQDSGGKAIHLASNTSSRIISKSISTKGGRASYRGTVKVVNGAENCKSFVQCDALILDEQSRSDTYPFIDINEDHVEIGHEATVSKIGDDQIFYMMSRGIEEAQARTMIVNGFIEPFVKQLPMEYAVEMNRLIELEMEDSIG, translated from the coding sequence TTGGTGAAAAATTCTGAAATTAATCTTGATTTATCATATACCGCTGGGTTTCATGATGCTGAAGATTATGAATATAAATCTGATATTGGCTTGAACGAAGAAATCGTCTGCGAAATTTCTGCCAAAAAAAATGAACCACTGTGGATGCTTGAAAAAAGACTCCAAGCGCTTGAACATTTCATGCAACGACCTATGCCAAAATGGGGACCTGATCTTTCTAAGCTCAATGTCCACGACATTCATTATTATGTTAAGCCACGCAAGCCACACCAACGCTCATGGGAAGATGTTCCCGCAGATATCAAGCGAACCTTTGATCGACTTGGCGTTCCGGAATCTGAAAAAAAACATTTGGCTGGCCTTGGCGCACAATATGAATCTGAAGTGGTTTATCACAACCTCAAAGCCGAATGGCAAGAAAAAGGCGTTATTTTTCTTGATACCGACTCCGGATTACGCGAACACCCTGAGCTTTTTGAAGAGTACTTCGGCACTGTAATTCCTTACAATGATAATAAATTTGCAGCACTCAATACCGCTGTTTGGAGCGGAGGAAGCTTTATTTACGTTCCTAAAGGCGTACATATTAATGACCCTCTGCAAACCTACTTCCGCATCAACACCGAAAAAATGGGTCAGTTTGAACGAACGCTCATTATTGTTGATGAAGGAGCATTTGTTTCATATGTTGAAGGATGCACCGCACCTAACTATGTTTCAAGCTCGCTGCACAGCGCGGTTGTTGAAATTGTTGCACGAAAAAAATCGCGCGTTCGATACTCTACAATCCAAAACTGGTCCAAGAATGTTTATAACTTGGTTACCAAACGGGCAGAAGCTCATGAAGACGCTCTGGTTGAATGGATTGATGGCAACCTTGGCAGCGCAATTACTATGAAATATCCTGCGGTTGTCCTGAAAGGTGAACGTGCAAAAGCTGAAATTCTTTCAATTGCCGTTGCAAGCGGATCGGACCAAATTCAAGATTCAGGAGGAAAAGCTATTCACTTAGCTTCCAACACCAGCTCACGCATCATCTCAAAATCAATTTCAACCAAGGGCGGTCGTGCGAGTTATCGCGGCACCGTTAAAGTGGTTAATGGGGCTGAAAATTGTAAATCATTTGTACAATGTGATGCATTAATTCTTGACGAACAATCACGCTCTGACACCTATCCATTTATTGATATCAATGAAGATCATGTTGAAATTGGGCATGAAGCAACGGTGAGCAAAATTGGTGATGATCAGATTTTTTACATGATGAGCCGCGGCATTGAAGAAGCGCAAGCACGCACCATGATTGTAAACGGATTTATCGAGCCATTTGTTAAGCAGTTACCAATGGAATATGCGGTAGAAATGAATCGATTGATTGAACTTGAAATGGAAGACAGCATTGGATAA
- a CDS encoding ankyrin repeat domain-containing protein yields the protein MKKNYFLFLSMIISSLFLFDSAMALNEFEKKTIIDSLKAMTLTKIDDDKVNADLGDVEFTQNNGKTAKIPHATPLALAINIVDKTNHRENSNTVKLLLRKNADLFYKYTLIENSKPSEMIPIQSLANDNKYAQDLTDWLMNNKNKINEYVDSDNSTMTHVFAYSDNDLGLLETLVKAGANIEAVNKYGKTPLHIALEKIPGTAGIRAEKIAVYFLYSTSIDLTKIYTYKKTDPYTKMLRQVTESLFKTVCDTAIEYSIGILLNYAFENIIRLKKHNEILNSSGSRLMHYLASVPEGKFYLKSAATYDEYKPLLSDLNSKNDEGETPLFLACDHNTFKNVQALLELKADINCKDKKNNTLIHAAVDKLEILTHLLEKTEAKSAINLKNSADKTPIQELIDTIKTLTNKNITKYNDNIKLLLEYGAHKDGLEDLIKNENAYKNNKNNQPFFNQVINLINTTNAQPNKVTHSSAPESSSPPSSSSSPSGSPSKVKKNNPPPKGKKIKDPLTENLSKLKKKLRTLKEKLKDLAKNLATLKSNLK from the coding sequence ATGAAAAAAAACTATTTTTTGTTCTTAAGCATGATTATTTCTAGCTTATTTTTATTTGATAGCGCAATGGCCCTCAATGAATTCGAAAAAAAAACAATTATAGATTCACTTAAAGCAATGACCTTGACTAAGATTGATGATGACAAAGTAAATGCAGATCTGGGTGACGTAGAATTTACGCAAAACAATGGGAAAACCGCAAAGATCCCTCATGCAACTCCGCTTGCATTAGCCATTAATATTGTAGACAAAACAAATCATAGAGAAAACTCGAATACGGTCAAATTGCTATTAAGAAAGAATGCCGACTTATTTTATAAGTATACGCTCATTGAAAACAGTAAGCCTTCAGAAATGATTCCCATTCAAAGTCTTGCTAATGACAATAAGTATGCTCAAGACTTAACAGATTGGCTCATGAATAACAAAAACAAAATAAATGAATATGTTGATTCGGACAATAGTACAATGACCCACGTTTTTGCTTATAGTGATAACGATCTAGGACTGCTTGAAACGCTTGTTAAAGCTGGAGCGAATATTGAGGCAGTGAATAAATATGGTAAAACTCCTCTGCATATTGCCTTGGAAAAAATACCAGGCACAGCAGGAATTAGAGCAGAAAAAATTGCGGTATATTTTCTTTATAGCACATCTATAGACCTGACCAAAATATATACTTATAAAAAAACTGACCCCTACACAAAGATGCTCAGACAAGTCACAGAATCCCTCTTTAAAACAGTATGTGATACAGCGATTGAATATTCAATTGGGATCCTTCTGAATTATGCATTCGAGAATATTATTCGGTTAAAAAAGCACAATGAAATACTTAATTCATCTGGATCTAGATTAATGCACTATTTGGCCTCAGTACCAGAGGGTAAATTTTATCTGAAATCCGCTGCAACGTACGATGAGTACAAGCCACTACTTTCAGATCTTAATAGTAAAAATGATGAGGGCGAAACACCACTTTTTCTGGCATGTGATCATAACACATTCAAGAATGTTCAAGCTCTTCTCGAGTTAAAAGCAGATATAAATTGTAAAGATAAAAAGAACAATACACTCATTCATGCAGCAGTAGATAAACTAGAAATTCTTACTCATTTATTAGAAAAAACTGAAGCAAAAAGTGCCATTAACCTAAAAAATTCTGCCGATAAGACGCCCATTCAAGAACTTATCGATACGATAAAAACTCTAACCAATAAAAATATTACAAAATATAATGACAACATTAAATTACTTCTTGAATATGGCGCACACAAAGATGGTCTTGAAGATTTGATTAAAAATGAAAATGCTTACAAAAATAATAAAAATAACCAACCTTTTTTTAATCAAGTTATCAATCTTATTAATACGACAAATGCTCAACCGAACAAAGTAACTCACTCATCAGCTCCAGAATCTAGCAGTCCACCTTCATCTTCTTCATCACCAAGTGGATCACCATCAAAAGTCAAAAAAAATAACCCTCCTCCAAAAGGGAAAAAAATAAAAGATCCTTTGACTGAAAATTTATCTAAGCTCAAGAAAAAACTACGCACACTTAAAGAAAAGCTAAAAGACTTAGCTAAAAATCTTGCTACTTTAAAAAGTAACCTCAAGTAA
- a CDS encoding TraR/DksA family transcriptional regulator: protein MKQRVEVLTKIKQGLLTRKAEMTDQLTQHSHEKVSDGQVQDSGDEALSLSMEKLQNSLQKNEIDEIRLIDDALIRLDRGEYGLCVDCSEPISDRRLENFPYAARCIVCQEAFEQ from the coding sequence GTGAAGCAGAGAGTTGAAGTACTCACAAAAATCAAACAAGGACTGCTAACTCGAAAAGCTGAAATGACCGATCAGCTTACGCAGCACTCACATGAAAAAGTATCAGATGGGCAAGTTCAAGATAGCGGCGATGAAGCACTATCTCTTTCAATGGAAAAACTCCAAAATTCACTCCAAAAGAATGAAATTGATGAAATTCGCTTAATTGATGATGCACTCATTCGCCTTGATCGCGGAGAGTATGGACTATGTGTTGATTGTTCTGAGCCTATTTCTGACCGCCGACTTGAGAACTTTCCTTACGCCGCACGATGCATAGTTTGTCAAGAAGCTTTTGAGCAATAA
- the rpsI gene encoding 30S ribosomal protein S9, which translates to MKTQASALNLHGVGRRKKAVARVWVKSGSGSVVVNGEKYSEYFDTDFNRHKVVLPLKILGLEKNFDITVNVNGGGLAGQADAIKLGISRALLLGDETIKPTLRQNGLLTVDDRIKERKKYGQKGARRKFQFVKR; encoded by the coding sequence ATGAAAACACAAGCAAGTGCACTTAACCTCCACGGTGTTGGCCGCCGTAAAAAAGCTGTCGCCCGCGTCTGGGTTAAATCAGGATCAGGTAGCGTTGTTGTCAATGGCGAGAAGTACTCAGAGTACTTTGATACCGACTTCAACCGACATAAAGTCGTTCTTCCTCTCAAAATTTTGGGCTTGGAAAAAAACTTCGATATCACAGTAAATGTTAATGGTGGAGGCCTTGCTGGACAAGCCGATGCAATTAAACTTGGCATCTCTCGTGCATTGCTTCTTGGCGATGAAACAATCAAACCAACTCTTCGTCAAAACGGACTTCTTACTGTTGATGATCGCATCAAAGAACGTAAAAAATACGGTCAAAAAGGCGCTCGTCGCAAATTCCAATTCGTAAAACGATAA
- a CDS encoding DUF1669 domain-containing protein, producing the protein MKKIASLFHAFLLFALICTLCTSSMVARNWIFFAPYDKPTAQLIEFIAQAKKSIHAAVYMITDKDIAQALINAQKRGVDVRIITDQISLGKYGKADMLVENGIPVYVLDVHTPQTREPKKQSLRLKTKIVSTKWSTDEKWFSNDPLMHHKFMIIDKVMVWTGSFNWTGAANKKNHENVIASSDREICKQFDQHFSRMMTDNSCKPYYPDRISIHMPTSLAGKVLAAINQMSEEGLLASELIEIINKHQACTLSVQQ; encoded by the coding sequence ATGAAAAAAATCGCATCACTATTTCACGCTTTTCTTCTATTCGCATTGATTTGTACTCTATGCACATCATCAATGGTCGCCCGTAACTGGATCTTTTTTGCTCCCTACGATAAACCAACAGCTCAACTTATTGAATTTATTGCTCAAGCAAAAAAATCTATTCACGCCGCTGTGTATATGATTACCGACAAAGATATTGCTCAAGCACTGATTAATGCTCAAAAGCGAGGAGTTGATGTTCGCATTATTACGGACCAAATTAGTTTAGGAAAATATGGCAAAGCCGATATGCTTGTTGAAAATGGCATACCGGTTTATGTTCTTGATGTTCACACACCTCAAACACGAGAGCCTAAAAAACAAAGCTTACGATTAAAAACTAAAATTGTTTCTACAAAATGGTCGACTGATGAAAAATGGTTTTCAAATGATCCGCTCATGCATCACAAATTTATGATTATTGATAAAGTTATGGTTTGGACCGGGTCATTTAATTGGACAGGTGCGGCCAACAAAAAAAATCATGAAAATGTTATTGCGAGCAGTGATCGAGAAATCTGTAAGCAATTTGATCAACATTTTTCCCGCATGATGACCGATAACTCATGCAAGCCCTATTACCCTGATCGAATCTCAATACACATGCCTACGTCACTTGCTGGAAAAGTTCTTGCTGCGATTAATCAAATGAGTGAAGAAGGATTACTGGCATCTGAACTTATTGAGATTATTAATAAGCATCAAGCTTGTACACTCAGTGTGCAACAGTAA
- the gyrB gene encoding DNA topoisomerase (ATP-hydrolyzing) subunit B: MAEEKKKETGATSSYQASSIKVLEGLEAVRKRPAMYIGSTNIAGLHHLVYEVVDNSVDEALAGFCNHITVLLHKDGSCSVEDNGRGIPVDMHPTENMSAAQVVLTKLHAGGKFEKDSYKYSGGLHGVGVSVVNALSKDLEVRICRDGKVYQQFYQCGNPLAPLAEIGTTDKRGTFVRFYPDGTIFETVELVFDTLSSRMRELAFLNSGLRIDIVDERSGDQQNYFYPGGIASFVEHVNAKKNPIFTEIIELHKDDGTYMLDCALQYNESYNEQVFSFVNNIRTIDGGTHEIGFKSALTKVCNRYAQKYNMLKDESLSSEDTREGLTCVISIKVPEPQFEGQTKGRLGNSEVKGLVDSWVYSFLDTYFEEKPGIAKKILQKAILAQQARTAAKKARELTRRKSALESMVLPGKLSDCSETDPVKSELYIVEGDSAGGTAKQGRDRFTQAVLPLRGKILNVEKTRLDRILSNNEIKDLITAIGSGIGNADFNIEKTRYHKIVIMTDADVDGSHIRILLLTFFFRYMSPLIEKGYLYIAQPPLYKAKVGKSEQYLKDDSEFKRFLFNWAATHAHLSVAGALQDDAQWRSILDGLLAYEKVLEKVSHQFEVALSHAHELVLFMHKIGWGSEQFSHEQLLESLQKAFPQYSISYTQQKPDKNEVLLEGQVRPYTSITFRELKKSWDVPMNFFSSGEVEKTIQALVPVKFLEDSTWEFVLNGKEEKTTSTGVFALCNHIVVTGKSFMTIQRYKGLGEMNAEQLWETTMDPARRTFMQVTVDDAIKADQWFTSLMGDDVEDRRQYIEKHAHFVRNLDV; the protein is encoded by the coding sequence ATGGCAGAAGAAAAAAAGAAAGAAACTGGGGCGACGTCCTCTTATCAAGCAAGTTCTATTAAAGTACTTGAAGGATTAGAAGCGGTTCGCAAACGCCCAGCTATGTATATTGGGTCAACAAATATCGCCGGATTACATCACTTGGTGTATGAGGTTGTTGACAACTCCGTTGACGAGGCTCTTGCCGGTTTTTGTAATCACATCACCGTACTGCTACATAAAGATGGATCATGCTCCGTTGAGGATAATGGTCGAGGTATTCCTGTTGACATGCACCCAACTGAAAACATGTCTGCAGCACAGGTTGTTTTAACCAAGCTTCATGCTGGCGGTAAATTTGAAAAAGATAGTTACAAATACTCTGGTGGTTTGCACGGCGTGGGTGTGTCGGTTGTAAACGCTTTGTCAAAAGATCTTGAAGTACGTATTTGCCGCGATGGAAAAGTCTATCAGCAATTTTATCAGTGTGGAAATCCATTAGCTCCTTTGGCTGAAATTGGTACAACCGATAAACGCGGTACATTTGTACGTTTTTACCCAGATGGTACCATTTTTGAAACGGTGGAATTGGTTTTTGATACGCTTTCTTCACGTATGCGTGAATTGGCCTTTTTGAATTCTGGCTTGCGTATTGACATCGTTGATGAGCGTAGCGGTGATCAGCAAAATTATTTCTACCCTGGTGGAATTGCTTCATTTGTTGAACACGTGAATGCAAAAAAGAACCCTATCTTTACAGAAATTATTGAACTTCATAAAGATGATGGCACCTACATGCTTGATTGTGCGCTTCAATATAATGAAAGCTACAATGAGCAAGTATTTAGCTTTGTGAATAACATTCGTACGATTGATGGTGGAACGCATGAAATTGGTTTCAAGTCTGCGCTTACTAAAGTATGCAATCGTTATGCTCAAAAATATAACATGCTCAAAGATGAATCTCTTTCCAGTGAAGATACACGTGAAGGTTTGACGTGCGTTATTAGCATTAAGGTTCCAGAACCTCAATTTGAAGGACAAACCAAGGGACGTTTGGGCAACAGCGAAGTTAAGGGTTTGGTTGACTCTTGGGTCTATTCATTCCTTGATACTTATTTTGAAGAGAAGCCTGGTATTGCCAAGAAGATTCTGCAAAAAGCAATTTTGGCTCAACAAGCTCGTACTGCTGCAAAAAAAGCGCGCGAATTAACGCGTCGTAAATCGGCTCTTGAAAGCATGGTATTGCCCGGTAAGCTTTCTGACTGTTCAGAGACCGACCCTGTAAAATCCGAGCTTTACATTGTAGAGGGAGATTCTGCAGGCGGTACCGCTAAGCAAGGTCGTGATCGATTCACTCAAGCGGTTCTTCCATTACGTGGTAAAATTTTGAACGTTGAAAAAACGCGTCTTGACCGAATCCTTTCTAATAATGAAATAAAAGATTTAATCACTGCTATCGGTTCTGGCATTGGTAATGCCGATTTTAATATCGAAAAAACGCGTTATCATAAAATTGTTATCATGACCGACGCAGACGTTGACGGTTCGCATATTCGCATTTTATTGCTGACCTTCTTCTTCCGATACATGTCACCGTTGATTGAAAAAGGTTATTTGTATATTGCGCAACCACCACTTTATAAAGCTAAGGTTGGTAAGTCTGAGCAATATCTCAAAGATGACTCTGAATTCAAACGCTTTTTATTTAACTGGGCTGCAACGCATGCACATCTTTCTGTTGCAGGAGCGTTACAGGATGATGCACAGTGGAGATCTATCCTTGATGGATTGCTTGCTTATGAAAAGGTACTTGAAAAAGTATCACATCAGTTTGAAGTAGCATTATCACATGCTCATGAATTAGTTTTATTTATGCATAAAATTGGTTGGGGCTCGGAACAGTTCTCACACGAACAGCTGCTTGAAAGTCTTCAAAAAGCCTTTCCTCAGTACTCAATTTCCTATACTCAACAAAAGCCTGACAAGAATGAAGTTTTGCTTGAGGGGCAAGTTCGTCCTTATACGAGTATTACTTTTAGAGAACTTAAAAAGAGTTGGGATGTTCCAATGAATTTCTTCTCTTCAGGTGAAGTTGAAAAAACCATACAAGCACTTGTACCCGTTAAGTTTTTGGAAGACTCTACATGGGAATTTGTCCTGAATGGAAAAGAAGAAAAAACTACCAGCACGGGTGTATTTGCATTGTGCAACCATATTGTTGTAACGGGTAAGTCATTCATGACTATTCAGCGTTACAAAGGTCTTGGTGAAATGAATGCTGAGCAGTTATGGGAAACAACCATGGATCCTGCGCGCAGAACGTTTATGCAAGTAACGGTTGATGATGCTATTAAAGCGGATCAATGGTTTACTTCATTAATGGGTGACGATGTTGAAGATCGACGTCAGTACATCGAAAAGCATGCTCACTTTGTCAGAAACCTAGACGTTTAA
- a CDS encoding nucleoside deaminase, which yields MNKTKKSFFMTKALKQAALALKYNEVPIGAVVVDADGVVIGRGYNKIETNKSQLGHAEVRAIAQACRKIDSWRLIGCVIYVTLEPCLMCLGLIKLSRIKGVVYGAKSHLFGAFTCDSENLSFYTKGLSIEGGVKEQESVDLLQAFFKQVRKMRRVKP from the coding sequence ATGAATAAAACAAAAAAAAGTTTTTTTATGACAAAAGCACTCAAACAGGCCGCCCTTGCACTCAAATATAATGAAGTTCCGATCGGAGCCGTTGTTGTTGATGCAGATGGGGTTGTAATTGGACGAGGTTATAACAAAATTGAGACAAATAAAAGCCAACTTGGTCATGCCGAAGTTCGTGCTATCGCCCAAGCCTGTCGCAAGATCGACAGCTGGAGATTGATTGGTTGCGTGATCTATGTTACTCTTGAGCCTTGTTTAATGTGCCTAGGGCTTATCAAACTGAGCCGAATTAAGGGTGTAGTGTACGGTGCAAAGTCTCATTTATTTGGCGCATTTACATGCGATAGTGAAAATCTATCGTTTTACACGAAAGGCCTGTCTATTGAGGGTGGTGTTAAAGAACAAGAAAGCGTTGATCTTTTACAAGCATTTTTTAAACAAGTCAGAAAAATGAGAAGGGTAAAACCGTGA
- the glmS gene encoding glutamine--fructose-6-phosphate transaminase (isomerizing) produces MCGIVAYVGGKQCKDFILEGLSRLEYRGYDSAGFMCIDAKTRRLSCAKEAGGVSQLKRLAEKITFNGFVGVGHTRWATHGVVNEINAHPHFNCEKNIGVVHNGIVERYDSIKEKLIASGHHFESTTDTEVVAHYFSELVRTHKDLKIVIQKLAQELHGAFSFIFVLEEYPDQLVLMRRRSPLAIGIGDGETFVASDFLAFSDKTDSVVFMPDESFAFVSKDLLQIFDFNGNSIPVITQHIDAKYKEMSKQNFEHYMLKEIYEQKRAITRTISFCKVIGSSDNAPRTLSDQFSDREYNDCIWRQIGLAKHHIKSLRYLNLVAAGTSWHAARIAQFFFETICKIPTRVYLASEFRYMPFFAEDNSIFVMITQSGETADTLEALRLVNSFNVPTIALTNVASSTIVREATGFIPMQAGPEISVASTKAFSTQVATLYWLAHKIGLERGTITLQEMHQAEEDLFVCAEVLESAIDTYKLQITQELAPKYAQYNRFIFLGRHISYPFAMEAALKLKEISYIFSQCYPAGELKHGPIALIDNQTPTVLFSVLDELIYGKIISNAQEIKSRNGHLIIFAFEGQDELIKLADYAFIVPRVTPLLGPLSMTGLMQFFIYQITRQLDRPIDKPRNLAKSVTVE; encoded by the coding sequence ATGTGCGGAATTGTTGCATATGTGGGTGGGAAACAATGCAAAGACTTTATTCTTGAAGGTCTTTCTCGACTTGAATATCGTGGTTACGATTCTGCTGGATTCATGTGCATCGATGCCAAAACACGTCGGCTTTCATGCGCTAAAGAAGCTGGTGGTGTTTCTCAACTCAAACGACTTGCTGAAAAAATTACCTTTAATGGATTTGTCGGAGTTGGTCACACGCGATGGGCTACGCACGGCGTTGTCAACGAAATAAATGCCCACCCTCACTTTAATTGTGAAAAAAATATAGGCGTTGTTCATAACGGTATTGTTGAACGTTACGACAGCATTAAAGAAAAACTTATTGCTTCTGGGCACCACTTTGAATCAACCACTGATACAGAAGTTGTTGCTCATTATTTCAGTGAATTAGTACGAACTCATAAAGATCTTAAAATTGTTATCCAGAAACTTGCACAAGAATTACACGGAGCATTTTCGTTTATTTTTGTTCTTGAAGAGTATCCAGATCAACTAGTTTTGATGAGAAGACGCTCACCGCTTGCAATAGGTATTGGTGATGGCGAAACGTTTGTTGCTTCAGATTTCTTAGCATTTTCAGATAAAACAGATTCTGTTGTGTTTATGCCTGACGAAAGTTTTGCTTTTGTCTCAAAAGATTTACTCCAAATTTTTGATTTCAATGGCAACTCAATTCCTGTTATTACGCAACACATCGATGCTAAATACAAAGAGATGAGTAAGCAAAACTTTGAACATTACATGCTCAAAGAAATTTATGAACAAAAGCGCGCAATTACCAGAACAATCTCGTTCTGTAAAGTTATTGGCAGCAGTGATAACGCGCCACGAACTCTTTCGGATCAATTTTCTGATAGAGAATACAATGATTGCATCTGGCGCCAGATTGGTCTTGCAAAGCATCACATTAAATCGCTTCGCTATCTTAACCTTGTTGCAGCAGGCACATCATGGCATGCGGCACGTATTGCTCAGTTCTTTTTTGAAACTATTTGCAAAATTCCAACTCGTGTTTATTTGGCATCCGAATTTCGTTACATGCCATTTTTTGCAGAAGATAACAGTATATTTGTCATGATTACACAATCAGGCGAAACGGCGGATACACTTGAAGCATTACGATTGGTTAACTCCTTTAATGTTCCAACAATTGCGCTGACCAATGTAGCATCGAGCACGATTGTGCGAGAAGCAACGGGCTTTATCCCTATGCAGGCAGGACCTGAAATTTCAGTTGCTTCAACTAAGGCTTTTTCAACCCAAGTTGCAACACTGTATTGGCTTGCTCATAAAATTGGGCTGGAACGGGGAACAATCACACTCCAAGAGATGCACCAAGCTGAAGAAGACCTCTTTGTTTGTGCCGAAGTTCTTGAGTCTGCAATTGATACCTATAAGCTTCAAATTACTCAAGAGCTTGCTCCAAAATATGCTCAGTACAATCGCTTCATCTTTTTGGGCAGACATATCAGCTACCCATTTGCAATGGAAGCAGCGCTTAAGCTTAAAGAAATTTCATACATCTTTTCGCAGTGCTATCCCGCAGGTGAACTCAAGCATGGACCGATTGCTTTGATTGATAATCAAACACCAACGGTTTTATTTTCAGTACTTGATGAATTAATCTACGGTAAAATCATCTCAAATGCTCAAGAAATTAAATCCCGAAACGGACATTTAATTATCTTTGCATT
- a CDS encoding nucleoside monophosphate kinase, translating to MKLTLIILLLVIITCTLIYRFFIAKQDAPQTQAILLTFLGAPGSGKGTIAQQCVDKLGMQVLSTGNLCRQAIARGDELIKGLLKEGKLIPDEMISDMVKVWLKENAGQGKTIVLDGYPRTARQAELLTSLLKSNFPELTLHVISITISDDAIIQRISNRLMCENKTCQTVYSRTTLEDVTRCQKCGSALIQREDDQEVIVRQRLEVYAQNNQPLVDFYHNARMPFHNLDVENKSMNEVFDNFKALYHNLK from the coding sequence ATGAAGCTTACACTTATCATATTATTGCTTGTTATTATCACGTGTACATTGATCTACCGATTTTTTATCGCAAAACAAGATGCTCCTCAGACTCAAGCAATTTTGCTTACCTTTCTTGGAGCTCCAGGATCTGGTAAAGGAACGATTGCACAACAATGCGTTGATAAACTAGGGATGCAGGTACTTTCAACCGGAAACTTATGTCGCCAAGCAATTGCTCGAGGCGATGAATTAATTAAAGGACTCCTTAAAGAAGGCAAGCTTATTCCTGATGAAATGATTTCTGATATGGTAAAGGTATGGCTTAAAGAAAATGCCGGACAAGGAAAAACAATTGTTCTTGATGGATATCCACGAACCGCTCGACAAGCAGAGCTGCTAACCAGCCTTTTAAAAAGTAACTTTCCCGAACTCACATTACACGTAATTTCAATTACCATTTCTGATGATGCAATTATTCAACGCATTAGCAACCGACTCATGTGTGAAAATAAAACATGCCAAACGGTTTATTCACGCACAACACTTGAAGATGTAACAAGGTGCCAAAAATGCGGTAGTGCTTTGATTCAACGCGAAGATGATCAGGAAGTAATTGTTCGCCAGCGCCTTGAAGTCTATGCACAAAATAATCAACCGCTTGTTGATTTCTATCATAACGCTCGCATGCCTTTTCATAATTTAGATGTTGAAAATAAAAGCATGAACGAGGTTTTTGATAACTTTAAAGCGTTATATCATAACCTTAAATAA